The Mycobacterium paragordonae genome includes a region encoding these proteins:
- a CDS encoding non-ribosomal peptide synthetase: protein MVFAATGTPKLWTREFEPDRAGAPIDHRRVPEVIGEWVHRRPEAAALRMVDEAGADVWTYRRLWERVCRIRDNAFGDLEVGSRVVMAQAGDADYVAGFIAALDAGLIPVPLFLPAADAPERFLRRARHIFQDCEPSAVYTSADLVGSLEREALLDGIALRTPDSSVKVAQRPTTAGEVAFLQYTSGSTGEPKGIVNTHKSMLYQRAIGLALWNHQDDIRTVSWLPLYHDLGIFWGVLLALATGGTATVISPFDFVRNPRIWLKTVHDVRGNWIAGPDFAYRLCIDAFDDAGVQSLDLSSLRLAINGAEPVRPATLRDFVEKFRPAGLRADVMAPQYGLAEAGLAVSGTTKPRQWVQTPFDAEQLNRGRAVEIDPASPADRRTHTLVSCGDSTLGWDVRIVDPELCVVLPDGRVGEIWVAGTGLPAGYWRRPEQTADTFGARTSDGSGPYLRTGDAGFRLGGELYICGRYRDLIIVGGGNYFPNDIELTVEEAGCGVGSGGVCAVQSESSAGQWWLVVETDSAAEDLDDLSRILHRRILAAHQTAPERIVWVRPRVLPRTTSGKIRRRKTLELLVVGKLNVVQRVTPKTPLPAESTELATRVADLLGMAWCDLRGETDLVALGLTSAMTAQVVEWAAARSRHLDFADLYAQPTLDNWQRLYDAAALTSAPHIRSDGSMTALQRAYWIGRGAEQPLGGVGCQTYFELSGGAIDVDRLDAALDGLARRHPMLRSTFPDADRFRIAPQNIHAPLRLHDLTAATRTDCDRHLGEVRARLRTHRFAIEVGDTWRVELTQLADRCILHFAVDLIIADLVSIGIFLRDLAALYRGDELPGLSATFEVVASTRPSSRADVEQLPEGPQLPRVSEREVFFRRKQHALNQASTASLDAACRAHGVTRAAAFLAAYVLVLQRWSTTRDFLVNVTTFGRPPGLADVIGDFTQTHLHRTGEHGATGFAEQARQAQRGLRAALAAPESTELMADQLQTGAGHSGIAPVVFTYAADTTVLRQADAETLGAVGEVTSMTPQVIIDNQVGALGEELMVSWDYRAGCFPDGVIPDMFAAYVGLLERLGAHDWAVPVSIGLPSHSALVRQQRNATTGPTPRAGLYQAFREHARRDPAAIALRWAADEFGPAPNGDPIAADRRNLTYGLLDELACRVAGALAARHAPGSVIGIQLPKGPAQVVAVLGVLMSGCSYLPIGVDQPGERFARICTLSGMAALIRSPGQESSAVAMGPLMHDIGSLLRTPPADPTPVDPDGIAYVIYTSGSTGEPKGVLISHAAALNTIVDVNRRNAIGKADVLLALSALDFDLSVYDIFGPLSRGASMVTISEEHRRDPFRWKSLISEFGVTVWNSVPPLLDMLLIAAAEDPSALSTVRAVFLSGDWIPLDMPARLRGAAPQARLVAMGGATEAAIWSNEYVVADVDPDWSSVPYGYPLCNQVFRVVDHSGQDSPDHVAGELWIGGTGVAFGYQRAPALTAERFVAGGEGRRWYRTGDLGCYRPDGTLHFLGRVDAQVKINGHRVECGEIEHVLRKHPGVSGAAVVPIHRNRALGAIVVGDCGTAELSAADLREYLESRLPQYMIPASFRFGSSLPLSSNGKVDRRKAALDVEACAPAVSRGHPTGALSAVEQLVAGVWSAVLDSAITSRDDNFFRHGGDSLRATQVAVELKRRGVRGGDVGQLLKRQTLGEFCSVCVAGPLPEDAAEDAVATVAGAFPLTRLQQAYVLGSAGLNGSVCAPTYFAVILTSGEDDIDRGRFAAVVGRCIDEFEVLRCGLDTDSGQRVHPSAGPVAVTTVDGIDPDVLMQRMATATFDPHAVPTVQCFALTDSSRHIGLLINYLSLDARSLTTVIATIVADYQRAPRPFEVDCSAAVFARFAGAATPHNGFAHGHGPPPVLPLSVGDPGQNTRVRFTRSTFTLDAHEFGQLRERASRTGVTPTALIFEAFGAALYAMGAGPRFALVVPTSHRPDYAPAGREVLGNFTRLMLCDLDYGVAQPGSEEAVTAAQEQLWCAVGDPGDATGHLAALRAAGSAGYPVVFTSTLGLVPHRAAELSSLRTLTQTPGVWLDCQVEDDRGGARISWDVAVGVISEQPLTQAFSYFEGLVRDKDSTGPPPHAGDSDWPTAVIERARRLYRRDQVRPEYADLVRRWEHLGSDGTAARHDTERAARRVADIVTGAASPQTLIGDPQLAPEALLLADARLQQALDDLTERVFAHSRQVGRRLRILEIGSRTGLVSQRLTSLIGAVAEEYLCFEPNPVLASIAAGRNMESGVRRLTSGQQIEVTEVDVVICCGSLHQIADAGSVLDAVTVSKDGWLWVAEVCEVTSATLISAALLNPDLLSAGSLPAAHEWWQFVAQRHWQPAQMTQDGPGLTIIAHPRRSDRRLPVPRPSGIAPPVAGESRVRVVDESALATIAGIWRRHLNIAASAPPAADDDFFLLGGDSLVATRVYADLQRAGFNRLSLVDLFNYPVLADLVEHAGTPAAAHPGQQQAAIPAADQSTFPLTVVQQAYLAGRFGGFMLSGVAAHCYFEFEVHEFDMAKFETAARQLIERHPGLRATVTRESSRWCAVVHPAPIEPVLRVCDEVRTTMLDQVIDLTTRPGIDLGVQLSRGGPAVVGISMDNIMLDGTSMMLALAQLAYLYRGGDADEIPSPPITFASYVAGHPELWPDTDESGVPKLAASRDYWRARLGSLPAAPQLAAMQVLLAIDKPVFERVNATVDSKDWRRITAACRSERVTAAAFLLAHYARVLGRWSGNDHFCVNVTLFDRDPDVPGIEHVIGDFTSLLLLECHVDTGASIWEQARRLQQQLVTDLPHRAADAVWLQRELLRHHGQPARAVYPVVFTSGLGLIDLSREAPFDLGRLVFGLSQTPQTVLDFQMWENAGGLSLSWDFVAQAIPPEAARHHLDTMVDDMLSAINPAAVPPDAVGDELSEKVLRVCAAALGMSRVAPTDNFFQLGGDSVSATRVVEQLSRELSTAATLRLLFEHPVIGDFAAQLRTVVGGAESEFEEGVL, encoded by the coding sequence ATGGTGTTCGCGGCGACCGGGACACCGAAACTCTGGACCCGTGAGTTCGAACCCGACCGAGCCGGCGCGCCAATCGATCATCGACGCGTTCCGGAGGTGATCGGCGAGTGGGTGCACCGGCGCCCCGAGGCGGCCGCGCTTCGCATGGTCGACGAGGCGGGCGCGGACGTCTGGACCTACCGGCGGCTGTGGGAACGGGTCTGCCGAATCCGGGACAACGCCTTCGGAGATCTGGAGGTCGGATCGCGTGTTGTCATGGCCCAGGCCGGTGACGCCGACTACGTGGCCGGTTTCATTGCCGCGCTGGACGCCGGGCTCATCCCGGTCCCGCTTTTTCTTCCCGCCGCGGATGCGCCCGAGAGATTTCTACGACGGGCCCGGCACATCTTTCAGGACTGTGAGCCGTCGGCCGTTTACACGAGTGCCGACCTCGTCGGATCGCTGGAACGCGAAGCGCTGCTGGACGGAATCGCGCTGCGGACACCGGATTCGAGCGTCAAAGTCGCACAGCGTCCCACCACCGCCGGTGAGGTCGCCTTTCTGCAGTACACGTCAGGCTCCACCGGCGAACCGAAGGGAATCGTCAACACCCACAAGTCGATGCTGTATCAACGAGCGATCGGGTTGGCGCTGTGGAACCACCAGGATGACATCCGGACCGTCAGTTGGCTGCCGCTGTATCACGATCTCGGCATCTTCTGGGGTGTGTTGCTGGCCCTGGCGACCGGCGGGACCGCGACGGTCATCTCACCCTTCGATTTCGTGCGTAACCCCCGCATCTGGCTGAAGACCGTCCACGATGTGCGCGGAAACTGGATCGCCGGGCCGGATTTCGCCTATCGACTCTGTATTGATGCCTTCGACGACGCCGGCGTCCAGTCCCTGGACCTCAGCTCGCTGCGGCTGGCCATCAACGGTGCCGAACCGGTCCGGCCCGCCACGCTGCGGGACTTTGTGGAGAAATTTCGACCGGCGGGCCTGCGGGCCGACGTCATGGCCCCGCAGTACGGACTCGCCGAAGCCGGGCTGGCCGTTTCGGGTACGACCAAGCCCCGGCAGTGGGTGCAGACCCCTTTCGACGCTGAGCAACTCAACCGGGGGCGTGCGGTCGAAATCGATCCAGCGTCACCAGCGGATCGGCGCACCCACACCCTGGTCAGTTGCGGTGACAGCACACTCGGCTGGGACGTTCGCATCGTCGATCCTGAGCTGTGCGTCGTCCTGCCCGATGGCCGAGTCGGTGAGATCTGGGTAGCCGGAACGGGCCTGCCGGCAGGATATTGGCGACGGCCCGAGCAGACCGCGGACACGTTCGGCGCCAGGACATCCGACGGGTCGGGCCCCTACCTACGCACGGGCGACGCGGGATTCCGCCTGGGCGGAGAGCTGTACATCTGTGGACGGTACCGCGACCTGATCATCGTCGGTGGCGGCAACTACTTCCCGAATGACATCGAGCTGACCGTCGAGGAGGCCGGTTGCGGTGTCGGCAGCGGGGGTGTATGCGCGGTTCAGTCGGAGTCATCGGCCGGGCAGTGGTGGTTGGTCGTGGAAACAGATTCGGCGGCAGAAGATCTCGACGACCTCAGCCGCATCCTGCACCGGCGCATTCTGGCCGCACACCAGACCGCACCGGAGCGCATCGTCTGGGTACGGCCACGGGTCCTGCCCAGAACGACGTCGGGAAAAATCCGCCGGCGTAAGACGCTCGAGCTGCTGGTGGTGGGCAAACTCAATGTGGTGCAACGGGTTACGCCGAAAACCCCGCTGCCGGCCGAGTCGACGGAGTTGGCAACGCGCGTCGCGGATCTGCTCGGCATGGCGTGGTGCGACCTTCGTGGTGAGACGGATCTGGTGGCGCTGGGTCTGACATCGGCGATGACGGCACAGGTCGTGGAATGGGCGGCAGCGCGGTCACGGCACTTGGACTTCGCTGACCTCTATGCCCAACCCACCCTGGACAATTGGCAGCGACTCTACGACGCCGCCGCGCTTACCAGCGCGCCGCACATCCGCTCCGACGGATCGATGACGGCTTTGCAACGCGCATACTGGATCGGTCGCGGCGCCGAGCAACCGCTCGGCGGGGTGGGCTGCCAGACCTACTTCGAACTCAGCGGCGGGGCCATCGACGTGGATCGGCTGGATGCCGCGCTGGACGGGCTGGCCCGCCGGCATCCGATGTTGCGCAGCACGTTTCCCGATGCCGATCGATTCCGCATCGCTCCACAGAACATCCACGCGCCGCTGCGGCTTCACGATCTGACCGCTGCGACCCGCACCGACTGCGACCGGCACCTCGGCGAAGTCCGCGCCCGACTGCGCACACACCGATTCGCCATCGAGGTAGGAGACACCTGGCGGGTCGAGCTCACTCAGCTAGCCGATCGCTGCATTCTGCACTTCGCGGTCGACCTCATCATCGCCGACTTGGTCAGCATCGGCATCTTCCTGCGGGATCTGGCCGCGCTCTACCGTGGTGACGAATTGCCTGGGCTTTCAGCCACGTTCGAGGTGGTGGCCTCGACGCGGCCGTCGTCACGCGCCGACGTCGAGCAGTTGCCCGAAGGCCCGCAGCTGCCCCGGGTCTCCGAGCGGGAGGTGTTTTTCCGACGGAAGCAACACGCGCTGAACCAGGCCTCGACAGCGTCGTTGGACGCGGCGTGCCGCGCCCACGGCGTGACCCGCGCCGCGGCCTTCCTCGCCGCTTATGTGCTGGTGTTGCAGCGCTGGAGCACCACACGCGACTTCCTGGTCAACGTCACGACGTTCGGACGTCCGCCGGGTCTGGCGGACGTGATCGGTGACTTCACCCAGACGCACCTGCACCGCACCGGCGAGCATGGTGCGACCGGTTTCGCCGAGCAGGCGCGCCAAGCGCAGCGGGGTCTGCGTGCCGCACTCGCTGCGCCGGAATCCACCGAGCTGATGGCGGATCAACTGCAGACGGGTGCCGGACACAGCGGAATCGCCCCAGTGGTGTTCACCTATGCGGCCGATACCACCGTGCTGCGGCAGGCCGACGCCGAAACTCTAGGCGCCGTCGGCGAAGTGACGTCGATGACTCCGCAGGTGATCATCGACAACCAGGTCGGCGCGCTCGGCGAGGAGCTGATGGTGTCCTGGGATTACCGCGCGGGCTGCTTCCCCGATGGTGTCATCCCCGACATGTTCGCGGCATACGTCGGGCTGCTGGAGCGCCTCGGCGCCCACGACTGGGCCGTACCGGTGTCGATCGGGCTGCCGTCGCATTCCGCCCTGGTTCGTCAACAACGTAACGCCACGACCGGGCCTACGCCGCGTGCCGGGCTTTACCAGGCATTCCGGGAGCACGCTCGACGCGATCCCGCCGCGATCGCGTTGCGCTGGGCCGCCGACGAATTCGGGCCAGCCCCCAACGGCGACCCGATCGCTGCCGATCGTAGGAACCTCACGTACGGGCTGCTGGACGAGCTGGCATGCCGTGTCGCCGGGGCGCTGGCCGCCCGGCACGCGCCGGGCTCGGTCATCGGAATACAGCTTCCCAAGGGGCCCGCACAGGTCGTCGCCGTGCTCGGAGTTTTGATGTCCGGCTGCAGCTATCTCCCTATCGGTGTCGACCAGCCCGGCGAGCGGTTCGCCCGCATCTGCACGCTGTCCGGAATGGCGGCCCTGATTCGGTCGCCAGGCCAGGAGAGCAGTGCGGTCGCCATGGGCCCGCTGATGCACGACATCGGGTCACTGCTGCGGACCCCGCCGGCCGACCCGACTCCGGTGGATCCGGACGGCATCGCCTACGTGATCTACACTTCCGGCTCAACGGGCGAACCCAAAGGCGTTCTCATCTCGCACGCGGCGGCGCTGAACACGATCGTCGACGTGAACCGCCGGAACGCGATCGGCAAGGCCGACGTCCTGCTGGCGTTGTCGGCGCTGGACTTCGACCTCAGTGTGTACGACATCTTCGGACCGCTGAGCCGCGGCGCCAGCATGGTGACGATTTCGGAGGAGCACCGGCGCGACCCGTTCCGTTGGAAGTCGCTGATCTCCGAATTCGGGGTAACCGTGTGGAATTCGGTTCCACCGTTGCTGGACATGCTGCTGATCGCGGCGGCGGAAGACCCGAGTGCGCTGTCGACCGTGCGTGCGGTGTTTCTCTCCGGGGACTGGATTCCGCTGGACATGCCGGCGCGCCTGCGCGGTGCCGCCCCGCAGGCGCGGCTGGTCGCCATGGGGGGCGCCACCGAAGCCGCCATCTGGTCCAACGAGTACGTCGTCGCCGACGTAGACCCCGACTGGTCATCGGTGCCGTACGGATATCCGTTGTGCAATCAGGTATTCCGGGTCGTCGACCACAGCGGCCAGGACAGCCCCGACCACGTGGCGGGCGAGTTGTGGATCGGTGGAACGGGTGTCGCGTTCGGCTACCAGCGGGCACCCGCGCTGACTGCCGAGCGTTTCGTGGCGGGCGGGGAGGGGCGCCGGTGGTATCGCACCGGCGACCTCGGATGCTATCGGCCTGACGGCACCCTGCACTTTCTCGGACGAGTGGATGCCCAGGTCAAGATCAACGGGCACCGGGTGGAATGCGGTGAGATCGAACACGTGCTGCGGAAGCATCCGGGAGTCAGTGGCGCGGCGGTGGTCCCGATTCACCGCAACAGGGCGCTGGGTGCCATCGTCGTCGGAGATTGCGGCACTGCAGAACTGAGCGCCGCCGACTTGCGCGAGTACCTCGAGTCACGGTTACCGCAGTACATGATTCCGGCCTCCTTCCGCTTCGGCTCCTCGTTGCCGCTGAGCAGCAACGGAAAGGTCGATCGCCGCAAGGCCGCACTGGACGTAGAGGCCTGCGCACCGGCGGTATCGCGCGGGCACCCGACCGGTGCGCTGAGCGCGGTAGAACAACTGGTCGCCGGTGTGTGGTCGGCCGTACTGGACTCAGCGATCACCAGTCGCGATGACAACTTCTTCCGGCACGGCGGGGACAGCCTGCGGGCCACGCAGGTCGCCGTGGAACTGAAACGCCGGGGTGTGCGCGGCGGAGACGTGGGTCAACTCCTCAAGCGTCAAACGTTGGGTGAGTTCTGCTCGGTGTGTGTCGCCGGCCCGCTCCCCGAGGATGCGGCCGAAGACGCCGTCGCGACCGTCGCGGGTGCGTTTCCGCTGACGCGTCTGCAGCAGGCCTATGTGCTCGGTAGCGCTGGACTGAACGGATCCGTTTGTGCGCCGACGTATTTCGCGGTGATTCTGACGTCGGGCGAGGACGATATCGACCGAGGCCGCTTCGCCGCCGTGGTCGGGCGGTGTATCGACGAATTCGAAGTGCTGCGTTGTGGGTTGGATACCGACAGCGGACAGCGTGTGCACCCCTCCGCGGGCCCGGTGGCTGTCACGACGGTAGACGGCATCGACCCCGACGTGCTGATGCAACGTATGGCCACCGCGACGTTCGATCCGCACGCGGTTCCGACCGTCCAGTGTTTTGCGCTCACCGACTCGTCGCGCCACATCGGGCTGTTGATCAACTACCTCAGCCTCGACGCGCGCAGTCTGACCACGGTCATCGCGACCATCGTCGCCGATTACCAGCGCGCCCCACGGCCATTTGAGGTTGATTGCAGCGCCGCCGTTTTCGCCCGGTTCGCGGGCGCCGCGACACCCCACAACGGCTTCGCGCATGGACACGGCCCGCCGCCCGTGCTGCCGTTGAGCGTCGGCGACCCCGGCCAGAACACCAGGGTCCGATTCACGCGGTCCACCTTCACCCTCGACGCGCATGAGTTCGGACAACTGCGCGAGCGGGCATCGCGCACGGGTGTCACCCCCACCGCACTCATTTTTGAGGCTTTCGGCGCGGCGCTGTATGCGATGGGTGCCGGCCCGCGGTTCGCGCTCGTGGTGCCCACATCACACCGGCCCGACTACGCCCCGGCGGGCCGCGAGGTGCTGGGCAACTTCACCCGACTGATGCTGTGCGACCTCGACTACGGCGTCGCCCAACCTGGCTCCGAGGAGGCAGTCACTGCCGCGCAAGAGCAATTATGGTGTGCGGTCGGCGATCCTGGTGACGCGACCGGGCACCTTGCCGCGCTGCGGGCAGCCGGATCGGCTGGGTATCCGGTCGTCTTCACCAGCACGCTGGGTCTGGTCCCGCACAGGGCCGCCGAGTTGTCGAGCCTTCGCACCCTGACCCAAACTCCGGGGGTGTGGCTGGACTGCCAGGTCGAAGACGACCGGGGAGGTGCCCGGATCAGCTGGGACGTCGCCGTCGGCGTCATCTCCGAACAGCCACTGACACAGGCATTCTCGTACTTCGAAGGCTTAGTGCGCGACAAGGACAGCACCGGGCCGCCCCCGCACGCCGGGGACTCTGATTGGCCCACCGCGGTGATCGAGAGAGCGAGGCGGTTGTACCGCCGTGATCAGGTGCGCCCGGAGTATGCGGACTTGGTGCGGCGTTGGGAACACCTGGGCAGCGACGGTACGGCGGCGCGGCATGACACCGAACGCGCGGCCCGCCGGGTGGCTGACATCGTCACCGGCGCCGCATCGCCACAGACCCTGATCGGTGACCCACAGCTCGCCCCCGAGGCCCTGTTGCTCGCCGATGCGCGCCTGCAGCAGGCGCTCGACGACCTCACCGAGCGCGTTTTCGCGCATTCGCGCCAAGTCGGCCGACGGCTTCGGATCCTGGAGATCGGCTCGCGAACCGGTTTGGTCTCCCAGCGGCTCACCAGTCTGATCGGCGCGGTCGCCGAGGAGTACCTGTGCTTCGAGCCGAACCCCGTACTGGCAAGCATTGCCGCCGGACGGAACATGGAATCGGGTGTCCGGCGGCTTACTTCGGGCCAACAGATCGAAGTGACCGAGGTGGATGTCGTCATCTGCTGCGGCTCCCTGCACCAGATCGCGGACGCGGGCTCGGTGCTCGACGCGGTCACCGTGTCCAAAGACGGCTGGCTCTGGGTAGCCGAAGTCTGCGAGGTCACCTCGGCGACACTGATCAGCGCAGCCCTGCTGAATCCCGATCTACTCTCGGCCGGATCGCTGCCCGCGGCGCACGAGTGGTGGCAGTTTGTGGCGCAACGGCATTGGCAACCGGCGCAGATGACGCAGGACGGGCCCGGCCTGACTATCATCGCCCACCCGCGGCGCAGCGATCGGCGGCTGCCGGTACCGCGCCCGTCCGGCATCGCGCCGCCGGTGGCAGGGGAGTCGCGCGTCCGGGTCGTGGACGAGTCGGCGCTGGCGACGATCGCGGGAATCTGGCGTCGGCACTTGAACATTGCCGCGTCTGCCCCGCCCGCTGCCGACGACGATTTCTTCCTGCTCGGCGGCGACAGCCTGGTGGCAACCCGGGTGTACGCCGATTTGCAACGCGCCGGATTCAACCGGCTGTCCCTCGTCGACCTGTTCAACTATCCGGTGCTGGCCGACCTCGTCGAGCACGCGGGGACGCCCGCCGCAGCGCATCCAGGTCAGCAGCAGGCGGCCATCCCGGCCGCTGACCAATCGACGTTTCCGCTCACCGTCGTCCAACAGGCCTACCTGGCCGGCCGCTTCGGCGGATTCATGCTCAGTGGCGTTGCCGCACACTGCTATTTCGAATTCGAGGTGCACGAATTCGACATGGCGAAATTCGAGACGGCCGCGCGGCAACTCATCGAGCGCCATCCCGGCCTGCGTGCCACGGTGACGCGCGAGTCGTCGCGCTGGTGCGCGGTGGTGCATCCGGCTCCGATCGAACCGGTGCTACGTGTCTGTGACGAGGTGCGGACGACGATGCTCGACCAGGTCATCGACCTGACGACGCGGCCGGGGATCGACCTCGGCGTCCAGCTGTCTCGGGGCGGACCCGCTGTCGTCGGAATCAGCATGGACAACATCATGCTGGACGGCACCAGCATGATGCTCGCCCTGGCGCAGCTGGCATACCTCTACCGGGGTGGCGACGCCGATGAAATACCCTCGCCACCAATAACATTCGCGAGCTATGTGGCCGGTCACCCGGAATTGTGGCCCGACACCGACGAAAGCGGAGTGCCGAAGCTGGCCGCCAGCCGTGACTATTGGCGTGCCCGCCTGGGCTCGCTGCCGGCGGCGCCGCAGTTGGCCGCAATGCAGGTGCTGCTGGCCATCGACAAGCCGGTGTTCGAGCGGGTGAACGCCACTGTCGACTCGAAAGACTGGCGACGGATAACCGCGGCGTGCCGCTCCGAACGGGTAACCGCTGCCGCGTTCTTGCTGGCTCACTACGCGCGGGTGCTCGGCCGGTGGTCGGGCAACGACCACTTCTGCGTCAACGTCACTCTGTTCGACCGGGACCCCGATGTGCCGGGGATCGAACACGTCATCGGCGACTTCACCTCGTTGCTGCTACTGGAATGCCACGTCGACACGGGCGCGTCGATATGGGAACAGGCGCGCCGGTTGCAGCAACAGCTGGTCACCGACCTGCCCCACCGTGCTGCCGACGCCGTATGGCTGCAGCGCGAACTGTTGCGCCACCACGGCCAACCGGCCAGAGCGGTGTATCCGGTGGTGTTCACCAGCGGGCTCGGCCTGATCGACCTGTCGCGTGAAGCGCCTTTCGACTTGGGGCGGCTGGTATTCGGCCTCTCTCAGACTCCGCAGACGGTGCTGGACTTTCAAATGTGGGAGAACGCCGGGGGACTGTCGCTCTCGTGGGACTTCGTCGCGCAGGCGATTCCGCCGGAAGCCGCGCGGCACCATCTGGACACGATGGTCGACGATATGTTGTCGGCGATCAACCCGGCCGCTGTGCCGCCGGATGCTGTCGGCGACGAACTCAGCGAGAAGGTCCTGCGGGTATGCGCCGCTGCGCTCGGCATGTCACGAGTCGCCCCGACGGACAACTTCTTTCAGCTCGGCGGGGACTCGGTAAGTGCAACAAGGGTGGTGGAACAACTCAGCCGGGAGCTGTCGACCGCTGCGACGCTGCGCCTGTTGTTCGAGCACCCGGTGATCGGTGATTTCGCGGCTCAACTCAGGACTGTCGTCGGCGGCGCCGAATCGGAGTTCGAAGAGGGCGTGCTGTGA
- the gjpA gene encoding outer membrane porin GjpA, with protein MSYLIAASEFVQGAAQDLAGIGSSLADATATVSGPTTAIAAAAQDEVSAALAELFGDFGRQFQALSTQAQAFHTQFVSQLNTSAAAYAGAEIANAQQVLQGAAPAGAPIAAATSPYQALASNTLTNAQTVFGASRASLNTFATGISTGLRQFAANPATFFGNLQTAAQSVFLVGAPQDVASAVVQHTLGGVTQATNGSVIPPEIVPVNDVHVQLYEGLAGLGDFQTGSTLESAFVRGLTNFAASPASGVLLGALGPFVSPGVALWNSAGNILTDLTGGAPAAALGHLIDTPAHVVDAFFNGATLNLDPLAPVFGPFVTSGSAGGEQLDGLSYAFGGLFSPGQVVSGASGPLYYGTGGGSMLNALGLEFRFYPPDDFAGGSLSIPAIPVGPIGATAGLISILGHALGGTL; from the coding sequence ATGTCGTACCTGATCGCAGCATCCGAGTTCGTTCAGGGCGCGGCCCAGGATCTGGCGGGTATCGGTTCGTCCCTGGCCGACGCCACCGCCACCGTTTCTGGTCCCACGACTGCGATCGCGGCTGCGGCACAGGATGAGGTATCGGCCGCACTCGCCGAACTTTTCGGCGACTTCGGTCGGCAGTTCCAGGCTCTCAGCACCCAGGCGCAGGCGTTTCATACTCAGTTCGTGAGCCAGCTGAACACGAGTGCGGCAGCCTACGCGGGCGCCGAAATCGCTAATGCTCAACAGGTTCTACAAGGCGCAGCCCCAGCAGGCGCGCCCATTGCGGCTGCCACCTCCCCGTACCAGGCGCTGGCCTCGAATACGCTCACCAATGCCCAGACGGTCTTCGGCGCGTCGAGGGCAAGCCTGAACACCTTCGCCACAGGGATCTCCACCGGGCTGCGCCAGTTCGCCGCCAATCCCGCGACGTTCTTCGGAAACCTGCAGACCGCAGCGCAATCCGTGTTCCTGGTGGGCGCACCCCAGGATGTCGCCTCGGCCGTCGTGCAGCACACCCTCGGCGGCGTCACCCAGGCGACAAACGGAAGTGTCATTCCTCCGGAGATCGTTCCGGTCAATGACGTACATGTGCAGCTGTACGAGGGCCTCGCGGGCCTGGGAGATTTCCAGACAGGGTCCACGCTGGAGTCCGCGTTCGTCAGGGGTCTGACCAATTTCGCTGCGTCGCCGGCCAGTGGGGTGCTGCTCGGAGCTCTCGGACCCTTTGTGAGCCCTGGGGTGGCGTTGTGGAACAGCGCGGGCAACATCCTCACCGACCTCACCGGCGGAGCGCCGGCGGCGGCGCTCGGCCATCTGATCGACACACCCGCCCACGTCGTCGACGCGTTCTTCAATGGAGCCACCCTCAACCTGGACCCGTTGGCACCGGTTTTCGGCCCGTTCGTCACTTCCGGCTCCGCGGGTGGCGAGCAACTCGACGGCCTCAGCTACGCCTTCGGCGGGCTGTTCAGCCCGGGCCAGGTGGTCAGCGGCGCGAGCGGACCGCTCTACTACGGGACCGGCGGCGGCTCGATGCTCAACGCCCTAGGACTCGAATTCAGATTCTATCCACCGGACGACTTCGCCGGCGGCTCCCTCAGTATTCCGGCCATACCGGTGGGTCCGATCGGGGCTACCGCGGGTCTGATCAGCATTCTTGGGCATGCCTTGGGCGGCACGCTGTAA
- a CDS encoding class I SAM-dependent methyltransferase yields the protein MSRTAPDLGEVQETLLIPLYARARDASSRRPVLGDRRARDLVETIDYDFSGFGGSSLSGAVYRSSIFDTWAARFIQDHPAATVVEIGTGLNTRFERLDNGRIHWFDLDLPDTIAMRRRFFSDSERCTMLAGSVLDTDWLDVVAASPGPHLFLSEAVLIYLRDADVRRVLTQLAQRFPGSLVAFDTAGSRMVAGQDRNRSLAKVQARLRWVCDDPRDVEPCGLELLDTRTLATPQPEITKSWPMKRRIGMSVLARLLPSMVNTYKFNLFRAAP from the coding sequence ATGAGCAGGACCGCTCCGGACCTGGGCGAGGTCCAAGAAACGTTACTGATTCCGCTCTACGCCCGAGCCCGCGACGCCTCATCGCGCCGGCCGGTGCTCGGCGATCGCCGGGCACGCGACCTCGTCGAAACCATCGACTACGACTTCAGCGGATTCGGTGGTTCGTCGTTGTCCGGAGCGGTGTATCGATCGTCGATCTTCGACACCTGGGCGGCTCGGTTCATCCAGGACCACCCCGCCGCCACGGTCGTCGAGATCGGAACGGGGCTGAACACCAGGTTCGAACGACTCGACAACGGCCGCATCCACTGGTTCGATCTCGACCTCCCCGACACCATCGCCATGCGCCGACGGTTTTTCAGCGACAGCGAACGGTGCACGATGCTGGCCGGTTCCGTGCTGGACACCGACTGGCTGGACGTGGTGGCCGCCTCCCCGGGACCGCACCTGTTCCTGAGCGAGGCCGTCTTGATCTATCTCCGCGACGCGGACGTGCGTCGCGTTCTCACCCAACTGGCACAACGGTTTCCAGGCTCGTTGGTGGCGTTCGACACCGCCGGCAGCCGAATGGTCGCTGGGCAGGACCGCAACCGGTCGCTGGCGAAGGTGCAGGCTCGGTTGCGCTGGGTCTGCGACGATCCGCGCGACGTCGAGCCCTGCGGACTCGAGTTGCTCGACACGCGCACGCTGGCCACCCCGCAGCCGGAGATCACCAAATCCTGGCCAATGAAACGGCGGATCGGGATGTCGGTGCTGGCGCGGCTGTTGCCGTCGATGGTCAACACCTACAAATTCAATCTGTTCAGAGCCGCTCCCTGA